The Leptospira johnsonii genome window below encodes:
- a CDS encoding DUF3089 domain-containing protein — translation MKFFRNSLFISMFAVISFQCMFLIKPRKDFEESKNLIAPDYSKSEFWAALPDKKDNADLVPENSHLKENQSIAEADTFYIHPTTLLLRPKYWNGDLKDESLNERTDKHPIRTQASAFNECCKVYAPRYRQAAFFVFTKDASEGEAALDFAYEDVKSSFLYYMKHWNKGRPFIIASHSQGTRHSIRLLKEVISSNLEYKKNLIASYSIGFPFKAEETGLPVCSNPKETGCVVGWNSYIWGNSPGRLLDRYGKDTVCVNPLSWKQDEEYSPKSENLGSVNRSFDQLIPGGADAKCNSGVLWIHEPEITRTPNLGKDGNLHTGDFHFFYANIRKNAKERVEIFLKNRSSK, via the coding sequence ATGAAATTCTTTCGCAACTCTCTTTTTATTTCCATGTTTGCAGTAATTAGTTTTCAGTGTATGTTCCTCATCAAACCTAGAAAGGATTTTGAAGAGAGTAAGAACTTAATAGCTCCTGATTATTCTAAGTCTGAATTTTGGGCTGCACTTCCTGATAAAAAAGACAATGCCGACCTGGTTCCTGAAAATTCACACTTAAAAGAAAACCAATCTATCGCAGAGGCGGATACCTTTTACATTCATCCGACCACATTACTTCTTCGACCTAAATATTGGAATGGAGATCTCAAGGACGAGAGTTTAAACGAAAGAACCGATAAACATCCTATTCGGACCCAAGCAAGCGCATTTAATGAGTGTTGTAAAGTGTATGCTCCCAGATATAGACAGGCTGCTTTTTTTGTTTTTACAAAGGATGCTTCCGAAGGAGAAGCCGCTTTGGATTTTGCCTATGAGGATGTGAAGTCTTCCTTTTTGTATTATATGAAACATTGGAATAAGGGAAGGCCTTTTATCATAGCTTCTCATAGCCAAGGCACCCGACATTCTATCCGCTTACTCAAGGAAGTAATCTCTTCCAATCTAGAATATAAGAAAAACCTAATTGCATCTTATTCGATCGGATTTCCGTTCAAAGCGGAAGAAACCGGTCTGCCCGTATGCTCCAATCCGAAAGAAACCGGATGTGTAGTAGGGTGGAATTCCTATATTTGGGGAAATTCTCCGGGTAGATTATTGGACAGATACGGAAAAGACACAGTCTGTGTGAATCCTTTGAGTTGGAAACAGGATGAGGAATATTCTCCAAAGTCTGAAAACTTAGGAAGCGTAAACAGAAGTTTTGATCAATTGATCCCGGGGGGCGCGGATGCTAAATGTAATTCAGGAGTATTATGGATACACGAGCCTGAAATCACTAGAACTCCCAATTTAGGAAAGGATGGAAATTTACATACTGGAGATTTCCATTTTTTCTACGCGAATATTAGAAAGAATGCAAAAGAAAGAGTGGAAATTTTCTTAAAGAATAGAAGCTCGAAATGA
- the gmk gene encoding guanylate kinase, which translates to MIVLSSVAGGGKSTLIQMIRAKHPDLAFSVSCTTRAPRPGDKEGVTYFFLTKEEFESGIEKGEFLEWAKVHDNYYGTPAKFVNQCTSSGKSVIMDLDVQGAAQVKEKLGKEAITIFILPPNEEEWENRLRGRGTDSEESILKRIRNGKQELARKDEFDHIIINDKLEFALARLEEILF; encoded by the coding sequence CTGATCGTTCTATCCTCCGTAGCAGGAGGAGGTAAATCCACACTCATCCAAATGATAAGAGCCAAACATCCTGATTTGGCTTTTTCAGTTTCTTGTACGACCAGGGCTCCACGTCCGGGAGACAAGGAAGGCGTAACGTATTTTTTTCTAACGAAAGAGGAATTCGAATCCGGAATAGAGAAGGGGGAATTTTTAGAGTGGGCCAAGGTCCATGATAATTATTATGGAACTCCCGCAAAGTTCGTAAACCAATGCACTTCTTCCGGTAAATCCGTGATCATGGACCTGGACGTGCAGGGTGCGGCTCAAGTAAAAGAAAAACTCGGAAAAGAAGCGATCACGATCTTTATACTTCCCCCCAATGAAGAAGAATGGGAGAACAGACTTAGAGGAAGAGGGACAGACTCCGAAGAAAGTATCCTAAAAAGGATTAGGAACGGAAAACAAGAATTGGCTCGTAAAGACGAATTCGATCATATCATAATAAACGATAAGTTGGAATTCGCGTTGGCTCGTTTAGAAGAAATTTTATTTTAA